The following proteins come from a genomic window of Chryseobacterium glaciei:
- a CDS encoding TonB-dependent siderophore receptor, translated as MKNVLICASLLGSMLTFAQEKDSIKSNDIEEVIVNGKYYKKYVEKEGSSSMRLDEALIKIPQNISIITNRALEDQQVTTLSDGVLRNVAGAQRLEHWGDMYTRVNMRGSRAAAFMNGVNVTSNWGPLSEDMSFVDHIEFIKGPSGFLMSNGEPSGIYNIVTKKPTGQSLNGSARVTLGSFNMYRGEADIDTKITDKVAFRLNLMAQNKNSFRDYEFNDRYIINPSLKVKLSDKTTLTAEYIYQKAKMSEVGSAYVFSFDGYATKPVGYTATDPGIDPTKVDNNTVNINLQHNFNQNWKLTSQLTYVNEYTMGSNLWPSSFEGNYMIRRLGYWEADNTMKFGQVFLNGFVKTGSVSHKILAGLDLGSKKYMADWSQGYNLDKYNENDDYTQAADHNYWYNLNTNNYDINGTGNYYGPNNTKNYLPFDGTTKPLSVRAGAGSTIEQNYTGLYLQDEIGFLDDKLRLTLAARYTTVKENNYGTKSEADKITPRIGISYSIDESMSVYGLYDQAFVPQAAIFRDGSTVKPITGNNMEVGVKKDWFGGKWNTTLSAYNIIKNNSTVNDPANSPLEQFSILLGKTRVQGVEFDLKGEITKGFNAIFNYAFTENKIIESNDPQNNPEGKRVPGYAKHTANAWLNYTFTDGILEGFGLSFGGTYLGDRSSWDWGGTNTQQMNDYVKFDAGASWENSKFRVGLNVFNVFNRYLYSGSPYANYYYYQAEAPRNFRLSIGYKF; from the coding sequence ATGAAAAATGTACTGATCTGTGCCTCACTGTTGGGGTCTATGTTGACTTTTGCGCAGGAAAAAGATTCTATCAAGTCTAATGATATTGAAGAAGTAATTGTAAATGGGAAATATTACAAGAAATATGTAGAAAAAGAGGGTTCATCTTCAATGCGTTTAGATGAAGCGTTGATAAAAATTCCACAAAATATTTCAATCATTACAAACAGAGCGCTAGAAGATCAGCAGGTAACAACTTTGAGCGATGGTGTTCTTCGTAACGTTGCCGGAGCACAAAGATTAGAGCACTGGGGAGACATGTATACAAGAGTAAACATGAGAGGATCCAGAGCAGCAGCTTTCATGAACGGAGTAAATGTAACTTCAAACTGGGGACCTCTAAGTGAAGATATGTCTTTCGTAGATCACATCGAATTCATTAAAGGACCATCAGGATTCTTAATGTCAAACGGAGAGCCAAGCGGTATTTACAATATCGTAACTAAAAAGCCAACAGGACAATCTTTAAACGGTTCTGCAAGAGTAACTCTTGGAAGCTTCAATATGTATAGAGGAGAAGCTGATATTGATACTAAAATTACTGATAAAGTAGCTTTTAGATTGAATTTAATGGCTCAGAACAAAAACAGTTTTAGAGACTATGAATTCAATGATAGATATATTATCAATCCTTCATTAAAAGTTAAACTTTCTGATAAAACAACTTTAACAGCAGAATACATCTATCAAAAGGCAAAAATGTCTGAAGTAGGTTCTGCCTATGTATTCAGTTTTGATGGATATGCAACAAAACCTGTTGGATATACAGCTACAGATCCAGGTATTGATCCAACAAAAGTAGATAACAACACGGTAAATATAAATCTACAACATAACTTCAACCAAAACTGGAAATTAACTTCTCAATTAACGTATGTGAATGAATATACGATGGGAAGCAATCTTTGGCCAAGCAGTTTTGAAGGAAACTATATGATTCGCCGCCTTGGATATTGGGAAGCGGATAACACGATGAAATTCGGACAAGTTTTCTTAAATGGTTTTGTAAAAACAGGTTCAGTTTCTCATAAAATCTTGGCAGGACTAGATTTGGGAAGCAAAAAGTACATGGCAGACTGGTCCCAAGGATATAACCTTGATAAATATAATGAGAATGATGATTATACTCAAGCTGCTGATCATAACTATTGGTATAATCTAAATACTAATAACTACGATATTAATGGTACGGGAAATTATTACGGTCCCAATAATACAAAAAACTACCTTCCTTTTGACGGAACAACCAAACCTCTTTCAGTTAGAGCTGGAGCAGGAAGTACTATCGAGCAGAACTATACTGGATTGTATTTACAAGATGAAATAGGCTTTTTGGATGATAAATTAAGACTTACTCTTGCAGCACGTTACACAACCGTAAAAGAAAATAATTATGGGACTAAATCTGAAGCTGACAAAATAACTCCTCGTATTGGTATTAGCTATTCTATTGATGAAAGCATGTCAGTATATGGTTTATATGATCAAGCATTTGTACCACAAGCTGCAATATTCAGAGACGGAAGTACAGTGAAACCAATTACAGGAAATAACATGGAAGTTGGGGTAAAGAAAGATTGGTTTGGTGGAAAATGGAATACAACTTTATCTGCATATAACATTATCAAAAACAATTCTACAGTAAATGATCCTGCAAATAGTCCACTTGAACAATTTTCAATTTTACTTGGAAAAACAAGAGTTCAGGGAGTAGAATTTGATTTGAAAGGTGAAATTACAAAAGGATTTAATGCTATCTTCAACTACGCATTTACAGAAAATAAGATTATAGAATCTAACGATCCACAAAACAACCCTGAAGGAAAAAGAGTTCCAGGATACGCTAAACATACAGCAAATGCTTGGTTAAATTATACTTTCACTGATGGAATATTAGAAGGATTCGGATTAAGCTTCGGAGGAACTTATCTTGGCGATAGAAGTAGCTGGGACTGGGGAGGAACAAACACTCAACAGATGAATGATTATGTGAAATTTGATGCTGGTGCATCTTGGGAAAATTCTAAATTCAGAGTTGGTTTAAATGTATTTAATGTATTCAACAGATACTTATACTCAGGTTCACCTTACGCAAATTATTACTACTATCAAGCAGAAGCACCAAGAAACTTCAGACTTTCAATAGGATACAAATTTTAA